One stretch of Pectobacterium brasiliense DNA includes these proteins:
- the dam gene encoding adenine-specific DNA-methyltransferase: MKKNRAFLKWAGGKYPLVEEIRRYLPAGDCLIEPFVGAGSVFLNTEYDRYILADINSDLINLYNIVKSNADDFVTDARKLFTDEVNTSETFYLLRDEFNLCSDAYRRALLFLYLNRHCYNGLCRYNMRGEFNVPFGRYKKPYFPEEEIRWFAFKAQNATFVCEHYQDTLEKAEKGSVIYCDPPYAPLSATANFTAYHTNNFSRADQQSLAQLARRLSAESQIPVLISNHDTLLTREWYQEAVLYVVKARRTISRNILGRSKVNELLALYR, translated from the coding sequence ATGAAGAAGAACCGCGCTTTTTTAAAATGGGCTGGTGGTAAATATCCGCTGGTAGAAGAAATTCGTCGCTATTTACCCGCAGGAGACTGTCTCATTGAGCCCTTTGTTGGCGCGGGTTCCGTGTTTCTGAATACGGAATACGATCGCTACATACTGGCTGATATTAATAGCGACCTGATTAATCTCTACAATATCGTTAAATCGAATGCAGATGACTTTGTTACCGACGCCCGTAAACTTTTTACGGATGAGGTCAACACGTCAGAGACGTTTTATCTGCTGCGTGACGAATTTAACCTTTGCAGCGATGCCTATCGGCGCGCGCTGCTGTTTCTCTATTTGAATCGCCACTGCTATAACGGCCTGTGCCGTTACAACATGCGCGGTGAATTCAATGTTCCTTTCGGGCGCTACAAGAAGCCCTATTTTCCTGAAGAAGAAATTCGCTGGTTCGCCTTCAAAGCGCAAAATGCCACTTTCGTCTGTGAGCATTATCAGGACACGCTGGAAAAAGCAGAGAAGGGATCGGTCATTTATTGCGATCCGCCTTATGCGCCGCTGTCTGCGACCGCGAATTTTACGGCCTATCACACCAATAATTTCAGTCGTGCCGACCAGCAGAGTTTGGCGCAATTGGCGCGCCGTTTATCAGCAGAAAGCCAGATTCCGGTACTGATTTCCAATCATGACACGTTACTGACTCGTGAGTGGTATCAGGAAGCGGTGCTTTATGTTGTTAAAGCGCGCAGAACGATTAGCCGTAATATTTTAGGGCGTAGTAAAGTAAACGAGTTATTAGCCCTATATCGGTAA